A DNA window from Hordeum vulgare subsp. vulgare chromosome 1H, MorexV3_pseudomolecules_assembly, whole genome shotgun sequence contains the following coding sequences:
- the LOC123421512 gene encoding probable esterase D14L, producing the protein MRMRRWCANARELVVAGGEGPTVVLAHGYGMDQASWDKILPSITKANKVVLFDWDFTAGAEGDDEARYTFGRFADDLIALMDEREVSGAVLVGHSMSAMVGCIAAARRPDLFAHLLLLCASPRYINSEEEGYVGGFDEASIHAMLGAMESDFQAWVKGFVPNATGGAANDMAAATVEPLERSFLAMDPAVALGMARMIFLGDQRPALDAVPTPCTIAAVRHDFAAPPVVAEYMERRMTNAAVEIIESVGHFPQLVAPQRVADMLDNVLLRLRHEVASHVQDGVEEGDAHVPVTADVEIDGAIDVTT; encoded by the exons ATGAGGATGCGGCGGTGGTGCGCGAACGCGAGGGAGCTGGTCGTCGCCGGCGGCGAGGggcccacggtggtgctcgcgcacGGCTACGGCATGGACCAGGCGTCCTGGGACAAGATACTgccctccatcaccaaagcaaacAAG GTGGTCCTCTTCGACTGGGACTTCACCGCCGGCGCGGAGGGCGACGACGAGGCGAGGTACACGTTCGGGCGGTTCGCCGACGACCTGATAGCGCTGATGGACGAGAGGGAGGTCAGCGGCGCGGTGCTGGTGGGGCACTCCATGTCGGCCATGGTCGGCTGCATCGCCGCCGCCCGGCGACCCGACCTCTtcgcccacctcctcctcctctgcgccTCCCCAAG GTACATTAACTCGGAGGAGGAGGGGTACGTCGGCGGCTTCGATGAGGCGTCCATCCACGCCATGTTGGGGGCCATGGAGTCCGACTTCCAAGCCTGGGTCAAGGGCTTCGTCCCCAACGCCACCGGTGGCGCTGCCAATGACATGGCAGCCGCAACCGTCGAGCCCCTGGAGCGGAGCTTCCTGGCCATGGACCCGGCAGTGGCTCTCGGGATGGCCAGGATGATCTTCCTCGGCGACCAGCGCCCGGCCCTCGACGCCGTGCCCACGCCGTGCACCATCGCCGCGGTGCGTCACGACTTCGCCGCACCCCCGGTCGTGGCCGAGTACATGGAGCGGAGAATGACGAACGCCGCCGTGGAGATCATCGAGTCTGTTGGGCACTTCCCTCAGCTCGTGGCGCCACAACGGGTGGCAGACATGCTTGACAACGTGCTGCTACGGCTGCGCCATGAGGTGGCCTCACACGTCCAGGACGGCGTGGAGGAGGGAGACGCACATGTGCCCGTCACTGCCGACGTGGAGATCGATGGTGCCATCGACGTGACAACATAG